Proteins encoded by one window of Govania unica:
- a CDS encoding group I truncated hemoglobin, which yields MSLYDRLGGSAAVDAAVDLFYRRVLADDRVNHFFDDVDMDGQIAKQKGFLTMVFGGPNSYTGRSMRDGHKHLVTRGLNDNHVDIIITHLGDTLRELGVADSDIAAVAGIAEGARADVLNR from the coding sequence ATGTCGCTTTACGATCGTCTGGGTGGCAGTGCTGCCGTCGATGCCGCCGTTGACCTGTTCTATCGCCGTGTGCTCGCCGATGACCGCGTCAATCACTTCTTCGATGACGTCGATATGGATGGCCAGATTGCCAAGCAAAAAGGCTTTCTCACCATGGTGTTCGGCGGACCCAATTCCTATACGGGCAGGTCCATGCGCGACGGCCACAAGCATCTCGTGACGCGCGGTTTGAACGACAACCATGTGGATATCATCATCACCCATCTGGGCGATACCCTGCGCGAACTTGGCGTCGCCGACAGTGACATCGCCGCTGTGGCCGGCATTGCCGAAGGCGCCCGGGCCGACGTGCTGAACCGCTAA
- a CDS encoding Rrf2 family transcriptional regulator — protein sequence MQLTQFTDYALRVLIYLGVKQGDATIGEIVDSYGISKNHLTKVVHSLARLGFVQSTRGKGGGIRLAMRPEDISVAAVVAATEPNFNLVECFELGASHCPLVPSCLLKRALHEANQAFLTSLERHSLADLLGNRRELTVLLKVPAVP from the coding sequence ATGCAGCTCACGCAATTCACGGATTATGCGCTGCGGGTGCTGATTTATCTGGGCGTCAAGCAAGGCGATGCCACCATCGGCGAGATCGTCGATAGCTATGGCATTTCCAAAAATCATCTGACCAAGGTGGTACATAGCCTGGCCCGGCTCGGCTTCGTGCAGTCGACTCGCGGCAAGGGCGGCGGCATTCGGCTGGCCATGCGGCCGGAAGATATTTCGGTGGCGGCGGTGGTCGCGGCGACCGAACCGAATTTCAATCTGGTGGAATGTTTCGAGCTTGGCGCGAGCCATTGCCCGCTGGTTCCATCCTGTCTTTTGAAACGCGCGCTCCATGAGGCCAATCAGGCCTTTCTCACGAGTCTCGAGCGCCATAGCCTGGCTGATCTCCTGGGGAACCGCCGGGAGCTTACGG